DNA from Kiritimatiellia bacterium:
TTTCGAGAATGGGACACGGATTTCGATTCCCGTATCAAGAAAACGAAAAGAGAAGAATTCGGACTGATCCAGTCCGCGAAGATCGCACTCGATCTGCCATTCGCCGCATTTGAAAACCAGCGAGTCCTCGCTCAAGGGGACGAAATTCACATCGTTGCTTCGGCACTTCCTTTCGACCAAGAGGACGGTCGCCGTCTCCAATGTCCGCCGATGCTCGAGGTTGATTCGACTCGCTTTCGGAGAGAACCGAAAGGCTAAATCTCCCACAGTCCAATCCATATGCAGCTCTGTATTGGGAAGCACCTCTGGGGGCTGCGCTTTTACTGAAGCAACGACCGACGCTTCGGGCTTCGGGATAGAGCGCGCGCCCGGCGGAATAAAGGGTGTTGACTCTTGAACCTCCTGTTCGGACGCCGGCGGCGGGTGCGGTTCCGTCAAGCCTTTGATTATGGGAAACTCCGGAATCTCTTCCACATCGGCGATCCCCCACTCGCGGAGCTTCTCCTCGGCTTCGCTCGCTGACCGGCGAGCTTTCTGAACATTCTTGCGTTCCTCGCGCTCGACCTGCCGGCGTTTGCATTTCACCCAGCGGACTTTAGCCCGGTCCTTTTGCTCACGAGTAACACCGAGGATGCTATGACATTCTCGTAGAACATAAGGGCGTCAATTACACGTCCTGCTCTTTCGATCGCAGCTCCCGCTACATCGGGGGTTGTGTGTCTGCACCATGAATCTATATCATTAATGAAGCAGTTCTTCAGATAGTCCCACACGCGGCGCTTTTGAGACGCCTCGGCTTTAACCAGTCCGTCAGAATCGGCCAAGCAGAGGGCCGTCTTAGCCAAAATTCGGTCGCCATTGTCCTTCACGAGGGAGGACAGAGCCTTGCTGGCGTCGCCTTGAACGAGCGCCCACCTTCCCTCAGATGAAAGGTCAGTCATATCCGCCCATCTGCCGCTCGCAACGAACAACTCCACAACCGCTTCTACCGCCTCCAAGGCGATTTTTCGGTCACCCCGGGCAAGCGCGGCCACGCAAACACGAGCAAAACCCTTCTCGTCGCGCGCCTTCTTCCAGTATTTGAGAGCAATCGCGAATTGATCCCTCCTCGTGTAGTGGTCCGCTACGATTCGGGCCTCCTCGATCGACAGATCCGTCTTGCGACCAGCCTCGATATCCCCGACCAGCAGATGTGCCTTCGCGGTGCGAAAATCCTCCGACTGTGTCTCGCCAGCACGTTCCCATGCGGAAATGGCCCCGGTCCAGTCTTGCGCGCGAAAGAACAAAGCTCCAAGGATCCGCGGTCGAACAGCAAAACCCATGTCCGCCAGTCGGCGGGCATATGAGGCTACATTGACCCACTTCCTAATATCACCGTTAGGTTGAATCTCTTGCACAAGCTTTTCGAAGATCTTTCCGATGGCTGTGCACCAAGCCTGACTAGACAAAGATTCGTTTCGAAAGCCAAGATCGGTAAGCCGTTCATCGAATAACCTCAACAACTCAATGGCAGTCTCTAGACTCGCAGCGTGCGAAATAAAATCCGAAATCCGATGCTCTAGTCGACCATGTAACCGCCCGGCGATTCTGCCAAGCTCCACAATTGCTGCGTATTCAGAACCTTCCCAGTATGCCGCCAGCGATTGATCGTAATCACCGCACTCGGCAAATTCATCGCCAGCCTCCTTGAACCTGCGTTCGTATAGCAGCGCAGACGCACGACACTGCCGTGCTTTGAAGTTGTCCCCAACACCGGAATATGACATCGCTGCGGACCTTAGCATATACGCATCCTTTCTGGCTTTGCCCTCGCGCTCATAGCGCTCAGCGATGTCTTTGAGGCCGTCGCGATCCGACGACCAATCTGAATCTCTACCTTGTTCGATAAGGCCTATGCTATCGCGCCACACCTCGCTGCTGTGGCGTAGCCTCGCCAATAGCTTGCGCTGTGTCTCAAGATCGGTTGCAAAAGACCATAGCCGATCCAACCCTCGTTGCGTGTCGATCACAAAGAGTCGGCGCTTTGGGCGACTGGCCGCAACGTATAAGCGATTAATAAAATACTCGCGGGGCAATGCCCACTCCGGTTCAACGTTCCAGAGATCGTCTCTCTGGAGAGGCATCAAGAGATCCTCGAACGCGCTTTCCCCAAAACCATACAAAACAACACGATTGAACTCCAACCCCTTAGCGCGGGTGGCACTCAGAACGTTGTTTGCAACTCCTGTATCGTCGCGTTGGACGGCAGAGGCAAGAAACTCGTCCTTCGCAACGTAATCTACTTCTTCGCCCTCCAAACAGGGTATGATGATTGTAAGGTCCTTCTCGTTTCTAAGCGCCTCGAGGACTTTATCATTCCCTTTTTCGAACCATAAAGGAATTGGAGATTCTTGCTCATATTGCCATGTTGTTTGCGGCTTGAGATTCGAAATATCGAAAAGGAAAGAGCGAAGCGCCTGGATCGTGTTGCATAAACGAACGATGTTTTTTGTTGAGCGGTAGTTGAAAGACAGCTCTCTATAATTCATATCCCGGATGCCCGACCTGCACGCAGGATCAAGAGAACGAATAAATTTCTGAACAAAGGCCGACTTTATAGCCTCCCACCGGAATCCTGTCGGATTGAGAGTCTGAAAGGGGTCGCCAGCGAACGCAAAAGGCACACGGTTCAATTCTTGCGGTGTAAGGCGACGTTGTGAGAAGATAGATAGTCTAAAGATGATTTCCAGTTCGAGCCGAGTGAAGTCCTGGGCTTCATCGCAAAAGATGGCGGGATATTCCGCTTTCACCGCATCGATCTCAATCAGGTGTCGTGCAAGATCTTGATCATCCCAGTGCAAACCCTCCTCACACATTGGACGATACCAGCTCTCCCAGACTCTCTCATAAACAGTCTTAAAGCATTGTGTGCTGACGGTCTTTTCCTTTTCTGGTTGAGCTCGATATTCATCCGGATCAAGATAACCATCGACGCTCAATCCCTTGATGTAACTTCTTATAATATGCCAAGATATATCGGGGCCGTATTCTCTGATAGCCACCGGATCGCGGCCGAACCTCAACTGCCACAAACCCTTGAACCTAGCATGATCAACATACAGACGGCGCGAGAACCTCCCTGCACGGTCTTCGGAAGAGAGAAATGAGTACAGAAAGTCGTGGAAATCCCTGAAACACATCCTTAATAATTCTTCGTTAAAATTCCTATTATTGTTACTCTGGTGATGGCGCAATACGTAACGGTGTCCGCATTTAAGAAGTCCCGAAACGACTTTCATTGAGCGCTGTAAAAGGTCGGCGCTGCACGTAAAGTAGATCGGAGGCCTGACGCTGGGTTGTTCCGGCATAGAGAAGTGGAGCCGAAGGTAGTCAGCAAATAGATACTGTAGGATGGTCGATTTTCCGCTGCCCGCGCGGCCATTGATGAAGAGAGGAAATCCCACGACCCCATTCGTCGCAACCTGGGAATGAACCGATTCCAGAATGGTTGCCTCCTCTGGAGATAGTGCAAGATTTGATGCTTCGTCCTGCTCGACGTCGATCCAAAGATCTACATCCAACAGTAATTCATTCGGATATGCACGCATCGAATTCTGGAGAATGAGTTCCTCCGTGACCGATCCTGCTTCGGGTTCCAGAATCGAAGCATATCGCTGACGGACTCTCGATTCCTCGCCATCGACCTCTGTCAGAAGCCCCGCCAAAAAAAGCTTTGAATGATGTGGAAAGAGTCGGCCAACGATACGAATATCGCCTTGTCCTCGAACGTATATTATGTGATTGTCGCTTGGTCCTTTTTCAGACGCTTCAAGAATCGCCTCGGCCAAAAGAACCAATCTATTCCTCACCTTTTTGTCGGTAACCGCGCGTACCCAGTCCTCGCTTTCGCACACGAATATTTGAGCCAGGTTCGTTTGTGACTCCCCCATAACATCCCACAAATAGCGTCGCTCGATGTCTGTCGGCTCGGCTTTAGCTGGAGGTGGATTCTCTCTAAGCTGCTCTTTCAGCCATGTTTCCAAATCTGCCGTATTGACCAGCGATGCAAGATAACGGTCTCCGTATTCTCTTGGATTATTTAGAAAGTCTTCGTAATCAGCACTTCCGCGAACTAACAGCCTCAAAAAGCAAACAATTAGATGCTCGCCGTCACAGAACGGATACTGTCGGGCTATTAAACGCAATTGCCGGTGAAACCGCTTCTTCATGTACGGAGGAGGAAAATTGTCGAAGAGATCCGTCCTTTGAGCCTGAAGTAGGCGCTTGCGAAATCGCTCTATGTCATGTGTAACGGCGTGATTATCAATATCTTCTTCACATTCCCTCGTCGTATAAACAAATAATGCCATGACCCATCCTCCCTAATTCTGTATCCCCTGCTTAGATTATTCGATTAAGCCTATAGCAATGAAGCCCGCATCGGGATACTCGTGTAAACATGACCGTCTTGCCGCTTTAGATAGCCTCCGCCTGTTCTTTGTTTCATGATTCATATTATTCGATCGCTCTGTGGCATGTTGCCCCTATTTCGCATCCGTTTCAAGAGTATCCCAATCGCAGTGACGGGGGTTTCCGCGCTACATGCAGCGCATGACGATCCGGCTTCAATAATCACTTCAACCCGTGTCCCCCCTATCAGGGACGGGGACAACAGGCTATTTTCCTTTGCGTCTCGCACTGTCGAAATCACCTTTTTATTCAAGATTCTGCCTATTTTAACGTTGCGACGGATTCATGGTATGCAGCGCGGCTTAGTCAGCCGTCCTCCCTCTGTTCGTGAAATTTTTGCTAGAGCATGGATTTTTTGTCTGAAATCTTCCATTAGTGCCGACTTGCTGTCGAAGACCTCTAAAGAAACCATCTCTTCTATGTCGTCATACCGACCACCAGTGTGCTTGGGTACTATAGAGCCCGCTAAGCTCCGCAAGTCCGATACTAAACAGATGTTATCGCGAATCTTTCGCGAAATCGCCTCGATTATGCGGCGTCTCACATATTCGGCAGTGAAGGCTAGGAATTCTTCGCGTCGGGACTCCAACGTCTTATCGCGTGTTACAAAGCTGGAGAATG
Protein-coding regions in this window:
- a CDS encoding type III secretion HpaP family protein translates to MKCKRRQVEREERKNVQKARRSASEAEEKLREWGIADVEEIPEFPIIKGLTEPHPPPASEQEVQESTPFIPPGARSIPKPEASVVASVKAQPPEVLPNTELHMDWTVGDLAFRFSPKASRINLEHRRTLETATVLLVERKCRSNDVNFVPLSEDSLVFKCGEWQIECDLRGLDQSEFFSFRFLDTGIEIRVPFSKEDR